The DNA region ATGGCAATGCGTATGCTCTTCTATTCACGCGATATTCGTGGTGGACAAGGAGAAAGACGTCTATTTAGGATTATTATAAAAGAGCTTGCCAAAATAGAGCCTAAAACTGTAGAAAAAATCGCCCACTTGATATCTGAATTCGGACGTTGGGATGATTTATTTTGCTTGTTTGGTACCCCAGTTGAAGATGTTGTTTATGGAATCATAATTGCCCAATTGGCAAATGACGTTGTTGCAGAATATAGAGGAAAACCTATATCTCTTTTGGCAAAGTGGATGCCTAGTGCGAATGCATCTAGTTCAGAAACTAAAGCACTAGCACGTAAATTCATATCTAGAATGGGAGTAACTGAAAAACAATATCGCAAGATGTTAAGTTCTTTTCGGGCACACCTTAACATTGTTGAGTGCAAAATGTCAGCAAATGAATGGTCAGAAATTAAGTATGATCAAGTGCCTTCAAAAGCAAACCTTATTTATAATACAGCGTTTTATAACCATGATGAAGAACGCCGTAAGGAATTTTTGACTAACGTTGAAAAAGGTAAGGAAAAAATTCATTCTGGTACAAACTTTCCTCATGATATTGTTAGTAAATATGGTCTATCAGAATACTTGAATTATAAAAGAATAAGAGACAAGACTCAACTTGACCGCACTCTTGAAGCAATGTGGAAAGCATTACCTAACTATGGCGATGGTATGAACAATACTCTTGTTGTTGCCGATGGTTCAGGTTCAATGTATAGTAAAATTGGTAATACTTCAATTAGTGCTCTTGCAGTAGCAAACTCTTTGGCAATTTATTTTGCTGAACGTTGCACTGGTGAATTTAAGAATAATTATATAACATTTAGTGAAAAACCTCAACTAGTTAATCTTGGAGAGGGAACACTTCTTTCTAAATTAGTTATTGCGTCACAACATAATGAGGTAGCAAATACCAACATTCAAGCTGTTTTTGATTTAATTCTTAAGACAGCAATATCAAAGAAACTATACCAAGAAGATTTACCTTCAACAATACTGATAATTTCAGATATGGAATTTGATAGTGCTGTTGGTTATAGAAATAATTTTAATAAAACTTTATTTGAAGGACTCGCATCAGTTTATGCCCAATTTGGGTACAAGATACCTAAACTTGTATTTTGGAATGTTATGTCTAGAACATTAACTATCCCTGCTCAAGAAAATGAATCTGGAGTAATTCTACTTTCAGGTTTTAGCCCTTCCGCAATAAATATGGCTTTATCAAATGAAGTTGACCCTTATAAGGCTCTTGTAAAATTTTTGAATGATAAGCGTTATGATGTAGTTGAAGAAGCACTTCAATAATGCTCGTTTGACGGAACGTTAAACCGTCAATAACGGGATGTAGCTCATTCAGTAGAGTGCTCGGCCTGGGACCGAGAGGCAGAGAGTGCAATTCTTTCCATCCCGACCAAGTGATGATAAAGTTTGATGACCTCTTTGTGGTAATGTGGCTCAAAAAAAGATACGCTGGAAACCAATAAGAAAAATAGAGTTGCCGAAATGCAACTCTTTTTCTTGACTTTTTTTTACATTTATGATATAATTATATTATAGAATAAAAGAGGTTTTATGGAAAAGAAATTTTTAGAGATTTTAAAGGAAGAGAAAGTACTTTTTTTCAGTATTAATGAAGAAAAAATTATTGACGAAAGCTATCAAAAAATTAGAGAGTGGTCAGAAGAAAACAATCTTATTTTAATTTTTGAAAATTCATTTTATCCGTTTGAAAAATTTTATTTTACTTTTTTAAACACTCTTTTTTGTTTTACTAAAGTAAACTCTCCTACTCCTTATTACATTTTTGAAGTGGTTGAAAGTACAATTTATCCAAATAAAGAATATGGGTGAGAGCTTCGGAGGCCGGAGAGATGTTTGCAAAACATTTATTAGTGGGTTCGATTCCCACCTCACTCTCCAACACGAGTTCGTGATGTAATGGTAGCATAATTGTCTCCAAAACAATTTGTCAAGGTTTAAGTCCTTGCGATCTCGCCATTTGACTTTTTTTATAACTTATGTTATAATATTATTATAGTAAAAATAAAAGAAAGAGGAATTATATGAAAAATTTCAATAGAACTTATACTTTAAAGATGGAAGAAGAAGATGGCTCTTCAAGAGAAATAATTAAAAAAACAACTAATATGGAAGGACTTAGTTTTGACGAATTACTTGGCTCATTCAAACAATTCTTATTAATGCTTGGATATACTGAACTTACTGTAAAAACTATTGTTTGTCTTAGTTTAGAAGAACTTGAAGAACTTGGAATTAAAGAAGAAGACTTATCAATTTATAATTGGTAATAATATGGGGGTGTAGCTCAATTGGCTAGAGCTTTTGACTTTTAATCAAAAGGGCGTGGAAACACCGTTGGAGGTTCAAGTCCTCTCACCCTCACCAATTTCCCATTGACGAATGGGCCGGACTACTCCGATGAATCCAACAAGCCTCTCAACGATGCTCAAACAGGTTGCCTAGTAGATGTTCAAAAGAAAAGGTTTTGAACAAACATGGGGGTATGGTATAAAGAGATTACATTGGTCCTGCAAACCAAAAATCCGAGTTTGAGTCTCGGTACTTCCACCATATGGGGTATAATGTGGCATCAGGGTAGCCACCGAGGTAAATCTGAAAGATGATGATAACGGCGGATATACAAATTCCAAGCTGAGGTTCAATTCCTCTATACTCCACCACTACCTGAGTAAGTAATAAAACTGCTCACTAATACCACAGAAAGGAAACAATATGAGTAATGTATTTACTTATGACAAGAAAACAATACTTGCCTTTATAGACACAAAAGGATCTCTTTCGGGTGAACTAATGAAGAATATAAAATTCAGACGTCCACAAGTAATAGAAGACTTAAAAACATTATCTACTAACTTTAAAGTTGGTGATTATGCAAAAATAAGCAACTATCTTTTTATTGTTATGAAAAAGAACTACAGAAACAAGTTGACACTTGAAACAGCAGATAAATTACTTGAACAGTTGCCCGCTGAGCTGAAAGGCTTAGAAACTAAAACCACTTTGGAGAATTATTCAGAATTGAAAGATGTAATTGAAAAGCATTTTACCCTTATTGAATTTTGTGATACAAGTAAGTGGGAAATTTAATAGGAGGTGAAAAACATGGATAAACAAATTAAATGCAGAGATTGCGGTGAAATCTTTGAGTTTACAGAGGGTGAGCAAGCATTTTATGCAGAAAAAGGTTTTACTAATGAACCAGTTCGTTGCCCAGATTGTCGCAGAGCAAAGAAAGCGCAATATGAAGCAAGAAACAACAACAACGACAACTAATTTTTCGGCACTTAATTGTGCCGACACATGCGCCTATAGTATAACGAACAGTATATTTGGCTACGAACTAAAAGATGGGAGTTTAATTCTCTCTAGGCGCACCAGCTCAATTAAAAGTGGGATGAGCACCACAGTGCGGTAACGGGGAGCGGCGCACTTAAATATCCCCTTTCCACCATCCAGGTGTCGTATAACGGCTATTATAACTGGTTTCCACCCAGTGGATAGGGTTTCAACTACCCTCACCTGGTCCATGCCGATATTGCATAGTGACATTGCGCTTCCATGGTAAGGAAGAAATCGGGAGTTTGATTCTCCCTATCGGCTCCATGCACTTGTAGTTTAATTGTTAAAATACCTGTTTCGTATTCAGGGGTTGGGAGTTAAATTCTCTTCGAGTGCTCCATGGCCGATTAGTTTAGTTGGAAAAACAGGAGATTTGTATCCTTCAGTCGAAGTTTCGAAACTTCATCGGCCTCCACAATAAATAAGTCAAGTAGGTAACTACTTGACTTTTTTTTATGTTTATGATATAATTATATTATAAAGGATAAAAGGAGAAATTATGGAAACAATTGTTAAGTATATTAAAGAAAACGTTTGTGATCCCTGGGCTGGGACTATTTTTGAAGGATATAAGTTTCTTAATAATAAACAAAAAGGCATGGTGGGAGAGATTTATACTTCTGAACTAATGAAAAGCTTAAATCATAAGGTTCTCCCAGCTTCAAGCTCTGGGCATGATAGAATAATAGACGAAATAAAAACCGAAATAAAATTCTCATTAGGTATAACAGATTCTAAAACTCAAAAAATTAAAGATAATTCTTTCATGCTTAATCATGTTTCAAAAGGAAAAGATTGGGATAGATTGATTTTTGTTGGAATAAATAAAAACCTTAATCAAATAGCTAAATTCATGACTCGAGAAAACTTTATTCTTTGTTTAAACGAAACAAATTATTTCTCATTTCAACAAGGCGGCGCAACCGTTGAAAACGATGATTATATGTGCACTGGAACAAAATTAATAACTCTGTTAAATTCAAAATATATGGAGGACATTAGCAATTGGAACTAAGTGAAATTTTAAATAAAAAAGATGCTACTAGAAATCTATCTGATGAAGAATTTGAAAAAAATCTTCCATCTTTTGCTTCTCAGTTGGAGCAGGTATCATATATTCCTAACTATTCTGAAAAGGAATTGCGTGAAGATTGGAAAAAACTTTGTCAGTATAAAAACGTAAATCAATTTACATCAGCAGTTGTAAGACCTGGTGCAAAACTTTGTGAACATTTTTTCCCAAATTTTTGGACAATTAAGAATGATAAGGGAGAACAGTTTTCTGATTATTGGAAAGCTGACAAATTAGAAAAAATTATTCGTTGGAATCGCTCTTCTCATTCAACCCCCTACTTATCTGAATTGAAAAGGGGAGTTTATTTTTGTTACGGTTTATCAAAAAACACCATGTATCGTCCTCACTTAGCAAAAATGATTTGTGATTACTATAAACCAAAAGTGGTTTTAGACCCTTGTTGTGGTTGGGGTGGGCGAATGCTTGGGGTTGTTGCTTCTGGCGCGAATTATATTGGTTTTGAAACAAATTTAGAGACATATAATAATCTTATTTCACTTACCAAATTTCTTAATATCCAAAATAAAGTAACTTTATACAATCAGGGTGCAGAGACAATGGACGAAGTACTTCCATTTAAGGTTGATCTTATTCTCACTTCTCCACCATACTTTAACTTAGAGATCTATTCTGATTCTATGAATCAAAGTGAAAATATGTATAAAAACTATGAGAGTTGGAAAGACTTATGGCTTACTGAGGTTATAAAAAAATCAATTAATAAGCTAACAGAAAACGGAATATCATGTTGGAATACCCAAAACATTAAAAAAATGTTAATTTTTGATGATGTTGAAAAAATTCACAGGCAACTTGGTTTTACAAATGTCAACTATTTTGGTTTAAGCTCGTCTGCTAGACAGGCAAATCAGAATTTAGAAAAAAACAAGAAAACAGAAAATATAACTGCTTGCTTTTTCAAATAGATTATATATTTGACTTTAGTAAATAGTTGTGCTATAATTATATTATAGTAATGAGGAAATAATTATGGATTCAAAAAGACTTGGAATGATTGGAGAAGCAGAAGTAATAGCAGAATTTGTTAAAAATCAAATTCCTATTTATCTACCTTTCGGAGACAATGAAAGATGTGATTTAATAGCCGAATTTAATGGAAAATTAAATAAAATTCAAATAAAAACATCTGAAAAAACTTCAAATGGAACAATTACTTTTGAACTATCTTCTCGTAGAAATAATTTAACCTCATCTAAAAAAGTCAGATATAGTGAGGAAGAAATAGATTATTTTGCTCTATATAATTTAGAAAGAGATTCTATCTACCTTATTAAAATACAGGATGCTCCAAAAGAAACAATCACTTTTAGATTTGAAGAAACAAAAAATAATCAAGTTAAAGGTATTAGAATGGAGTCTGACTATTTGTTTGAAAAAGTTATTATGCCTGCGGACCCAGACGGTTGACGGGACCGGTCTTATAAACCGGTGGTTAAT from Bacteroidia bacterium includes:
- a CDS encoding DUF2828 domain-containing protein, coding for MFINDLRNELNKEKSITENGAIGYATSGKKLLDFNFRLSSYRNMSEKEIFRDFMEAYTEDKIMAMRMLFYSRDIRGGQGERRLFRIIIKELAKIEPKTVEKIAHLISEFGRWDDLFCLFGTPVEDVVYGIIIAQLANDVVAEYRGKPISLLAKWMPSANASSSETKALARKFISRMGVTEKQYRKMLSSFRAHLNIVECKMSANEWSEIKYDQVPSKANLIYNTAFYNHDEERRKEFLTNVEKGKEKIHSGTNFPHDIVSKYGLSEYLNYKRIRDKTQLDRTLEAMWKALPNYGDGMNNTLVVADGSGSMYSKIGNTSISALAVANSLAIYFAERCTGEFKNNYITFSEKPQLVNLGEGTLLSKLVIASQHNEVANTNIQAVFDLILKTAISKKLYQEDLPSTILIISDMEFDSAVGYRNNFNKTLFEGLASVYAQFGYKIPKLVFWNVMSRTLTIPAQENESGVILLSGFSPSAINMALSNEVDPYKALVKFLNDKRYDVVEEALQ
- a CDS encoding zinc-ribbon domain-containing protein, which codes for MDKQIKCRDCGEIFEFTEGEQAFYAEKGFTNEPVRCPDCRRAKKAQYEARNNNNDN
- a CDS encoding group I intron-associated PD-(D/E)XK endonuclease, with amino-acid sequence MDSKRLGMIGEAEVIAEFVKNQIPIYLPFGDNERCDLIAEFNGKLNKIQIKTSEKTSNGTITFELSSRRNNLTSSKKVRYSEEEIDYFALYNLERDSIYLIKIQDAPKETITFRFEETKNNQVKGIRMESDYLFEKVIMPADPDG